A region of Desulforegula conservatrix Mb1Pa DNA encodes the following proteins:
- the flhA gene encoding flagellar biosynthesis protein FlhA, with the protein MAAENTGVIKAIMNESSDIGMVAAVIAILLAMILPVPTLILDFLLALSITLSVIVLITTMYTEKPLDFAIFPTMLLFLTLFRLSLNVASTRLILLHGNEGPDAAGDIIKSFGAFVVGGNYTVGLIIFVILVIINFMVITKGAGRIAEVAARFTLDAMPGKQMAIDADLNAGMIDENEARARRKEVANESEFHGAMDGASKFVRGDAVAGIIITLINVIGGIIIGVSNGLDMATAASNYTLLSVGDGLVSQIPALIISTASGVLVSRAGSGERMGKEFSNHIFKRPAPIYMGSVIVFFLGLVPGLPAIPFMFLAAALSGSVYYFSKDKAEEKALLPGAPGHKEEAAEPSGPEEVDHLLSMDVMELEVGYGIIPLVDKSQDGSLLARIKSIRRQFASDLGMVVPPIHIRDNLKLRPSEYRFIIKGVEMAKSELMVNHLLAMDPGDVARPIDGIPTREPAFNLPAIWIPPEREEEARFAGYTVVDNSTVVATHLTEIIKSNASDLLGRQEVQHLIENVAKSSPKAVEELVPNLMSIGMVQKVLQNLLSERISIRDMLTIVETLADYATMTKDPDLLTEYVRQKMSRSILAPYVQPDGVISVITMDRKVEDILTKSLQHTDHGTYMSIDPNVAEKIILATKTATEKAMDMNVQPIVLTPPGVRRHLRRMVEHFLPAVIVTSHAEIMPSISLRAVAKIEI; encoded by the coding sequence ATGGCTGCTGAAAACACAGGCGTTATAAAAGCAATCATGAACGAGTCCTCGGATATAGGGATGGTCGCGGCCGTAATAGCAATTCTCCTCGCGATGATTTTACCTGTACCCACCCTTATTCTCGACTTTCTTCTGGCCCTCAGCATTACTCTTTCGGTCATCGTTCTTATCACGACCATGTATACTGAAAAGCCACTGGATTTTGCCATATTTCCTACAATGCTGCTTTTCCTGACCCTTTTCAGGCTTTCGCTGAACGTGGCATCCACAAGACTTATTCTTCTCCACGGGAATGAAGGCCCGGATGCGGCCGGAGACATAATCAAATCATTCGGTGCATTCGTAGTTGGCGGTAATTATACCGTAGGTCTCATAATATTCGTTATTCTGGTCATCATCAATTTCATGGTTATCACCAAAGGCGCAGGCCGTATTGCTGAAGTTGCGGCACGCTTCACACTCGACGCCATGCCAGGAAAACAGATGGCCATAGACGCAGACCTTAATGCAGGAATGATTGATGAAAACGAAGCAAGAGCGAGACGAAAAGAAGTTGCCAATGAGTCGGAATTCCACGGAGCAATGGATGGTGCCAGCAAGTTTGTAAGAGGGGACGCTGTCGCGGGCATAATAATTACCCTGATAAATGTAATCGGCGGAATCATAATAGGGGTTTCAAACGGGCTTGACATGGCGACAGCAGCGTCAAACTATACCCTTCTTTCAGTTGGCGACGGTCTTGTCAGCCAGATCCCTGCCCTGATAATCTCCACAGCCTCAGGTGTTCTTGTTTCAAGGGCAGGAAGCGGAGAAAGAATGGGCAAGGAATTTTCAAACCATATTTTCAAGCGCCCTGCTCCCATTTATATGGGTTCAGTAATAGTTTTCTTCCTGGGACTTGTTCCCGGGCTCCCTGCCATTCCATTCATGTTTCTTGCGGCTGCTCTGTCCGGAAGCGTTTATTATTTTTCCAAGGATAAAGCCGAAGAAAAAGCACTTCTTCCAGGAGCGCCCGGCCATAAGGAAGAAGCAGCTGAACCATCAGGCCCGGAAGAGGTGGATCATCTTCTTTCAATGGATGTCATGGAGCTTGAAGTTGGTTACGGAATAATTCCGCTTGTTGACAAGTCCCAGGACGGAAGTCTTCTCGCCAGGATAAAGTCCATAAGGCGCCAGTTCGCATCAGACCTGGGCATGGTTGTTCCACCAATTCACATCAGGGACAATCTCAAGCTGAGGCCGTCAGAATACCGCTTTATTATCAAAGGCGTGGAAATGGCAAAATCAGAGTTAATGGTGAATCACCTTCTGGCAATGGACCCTGGAGACGTTGCGAGACCGATTGACGGAATACCGACAAGAGAACCTGCTTTCAATCTCCCTGCCATCTGGATACCGCCTGAAAGGGAAGAAGAGGCAAGATTTGCCGGATATACGGTTGTGGACAACTCAACCGTTGTGGCCACTCATCTTACGGAAATAATAAAATCCAATGCTTCTGATCTTCTCGGACGTCAGGAAGTTCAGCATCTCATTGAAAATGTTGCCAAATCGAGTCCAAAAGCTGTGGAAGAGCTTGTTCCTAACCTCATGAGTATAGGCATGGTTCAGAAAGTTCTCCAGAATCTGCTCAGTGAGCGCATATCAATACGCGACATGCTGACAATAGTTGAGACCCTTGCAGATTATGCGACAATGACAAAAGACCCTGATCTTCTAACAGAATATGTGCGCCAGAAAATGTCCAGATCCATACTTGCACCATATGTTCAGCCGGATGGGGTAATTTCTGTCATTACCATGGACAGAAAGGTCGAGGATATTTTGACGAAGAGTCTCCAGCATACTGATCATGGAACATATATGTCCATAGATCCTAATGTTGCTGAAAAAATAATTCTTGCCACCAAGACGGCCACTGAAAAGGCCATGGACATGAATGTACAGCCAATTGTCCTGACTCCTCCGGGAGTAAGACGCCATCTCAGAAGAATGGTGGAACACTTCTTGCCTGCAGTAATTGTAACGTCACATGCCGAGATAATGCCGAGCATAAGTCTCAGGGCTGTGGCCAAAATAGAAATATAA
- the flhB gene encoding flagellar biosynthesis protein FlhB: MPEESGQERTEEATPRKREKAREEGQVARSVEIPSVIVLLASIVTLYFLIGFVYGKMHDLIRRSLSFDRIPLMDIHELVRQSYHFTFVFFITIAPVLLAAFIAALFSNFIQVGFTVSWQAIEAKPDKLDPMKGFGRIFSKKSAMELVKSIFKIIIIASVAYSSVKGSIGQLFMLYDNTIEQIVIFILNDCFRMFFWVLVAMFVLAAIDFGFQKWSHEQQLKMSKQEIKDEYKQTEGDPQIKSRIRSIQMQAARQRMMHEVPKADVVVTNPTHFAVALQYDTMNMTAPKVIAKGAGAIALKIREIAAEAGVPVVENPPLARNLYKLAEIGDEVPPDLYQTVAEILAYVYKLKGKKMF; the protein is encoded by the coding sequence ATGCCTGAAGAAAGCGGACAAGAAAGAACCGAAGAGGCCACCCCCCGAAAACGGGAAAAAGCCAGAGAAGAAGGCCAGGTCGCCCGAAGCGTTGAAATTCCCTCTGTAATCGTGCTACTTGCTTCGATTGTCACACTTTATTTTCTCATAGGCTTTGTATACGGAAAGATGCACGATCTTATCCGGCGCAGCCTTTCCTTTGACAGAATCCCCCTGATGGACATACATGAACTTGTGAGGCAGTCCTATCATTTCACTTTTGTCTTTTTCATAACAATTGCACCTGTTTTACTTGCAGCCTTTATTGCAGCCCTTTTTTCGAACTTTATCCAGGTTGGTTTTACGGTCTCATGGCAGGCCATTGAGGCAAAACCTGACAAACTCGACCCAATGAAAGGCTTTGGCCGCATTTTTTCGAAAAAATCCGCCATGGAACTTGTAAAGAGCATCTTCAAGATAATCATAATCGCGTCTGTTGCTTATTCTTCGGTAAAGGGAAGCATTGGACAGCTATTCATGCTTTACGACAACACCATAGAACAGATCGTTATATTCATACTAAATGACTGTTTCAGGATGTTCTTCTGGGTTCTTGTTGCCATGTTCGTGCTTGCGGCTATAGACTTCGGTTTCCAGAAATGGAGCCATGAACAGCAGCTGAAAATGTCCAAGCAGGAAATAAAAGACGAATACAAGCAGACAGAAGGTGATCCCCAGATAAAATCCAGGATAAGAAGCATCCAGATGCAGGCCGCGCGCCAGAGAATGATGCATGAAGTTCCTAAAGCCGATGTTGTAGTAACAAACCCGACCCACTTTGCAGTAGCACTCCAGTATGACACCATGAACATGACAGCGCCCAAGGTAATTGCAAAAGGAGCAGGCGCAATTGCCCTGAAAATAAGGGAAATTGCCGCAGAAGCCGGTGTTCCTGTCGTGGAAAATCCACCTTTGGCCCGAAATTTGTATAAGTTAGCAGAAATAGGTGATGAGGTTCCTCCGGATCTTTACCAGACCGTTGCTGAAATCCTCGCCTATGTATACAAACTTAAGGGCAAGAAAATGTTCTGA
- the flhF gene encoding flagellar biosynthesis protein FlhF produces the protein MASRTFTAESIQAAISMVKESIGPDAVILNTRRLPKKTRDPYGKDMFEVIATQSSGPASQNSKQGASLIKKTERLQNQPVQNLFNPAQLSGQSHEEKPDSALATIQAELDALKDMIKTLSFSDGIPDEVRRLPECMALFNRLAGTGLTERRARRFMSIAYEAMEGKEFSASDFNRKLIDVLLGTLEVTDPFTEINSGNTKKNKAFALIGPTGSGKTTTIAKLAAELSIVRKLKVGVISIDGYRIGAIEQIKTYTSIMGIQCMAAFSREDLAIAMSKMEGKDVILIDTAGYSHFDTQKMNEISDLIQKDADISSLLVLSATTSKEDMLEASKRYSALNPSAYVFTKLDETCRPGVILDQILDMRMPVAFMTNGQKVPDDLVAATRKKIMGFVFESRRISS, from the coding sequence ATGGCATCCCGAACATTTACAGCAGAAAGCATACAGGCAGCCATAAGCATGGTAAAGGAAAGCATCGGACCAGATGCTGTCATTCTGAACACAAGAAGACTGCCGAAAAAAACCAGGGATCCATATGGCAAGGACATGTTCGAGGTCATAGCAACCCAGTCATCAGGCCCTGCCTCACAGAATTCAAAGCAGGGAGCCTCGCTCATAAAAAAAACTGAAAGGCTTCAGAATCAACCGGTACAGAACCTGTTCAACCCGGCTCAGCTTAGCGGCCAAAGTCATGAAGAAAAACCGGACTCTGCCCTTGCGACAATCCAGGCTGAGCTTGATGCCCTCAAAGACATGATTAAAACGCTGTCGTTCTCGGACGGAATTCCTGATGAAGTAAGACGCCTGCCTGAATGTATGGCTTTATTTAACAGACTTGCAGGAACCGGGCTGACAGAGAGAAGAGCCAGACGTTTCATGAGCATTGCGTATGAGGCCATGGAAGGAAAGGAATTTTCAGCTTCGGATTTTAACAGAAAACTGATAGATGTTCTTCTCGGAACCCTTGAAGTAACCGATCCTTTTACAGAAATAAACAGCGGCAATACAAAAAAGAACAAGGCTTTTGCGCTGATAGGCCCGACTGGATCAGGAAAGACAACGACCATAGCCAAACTTGCGGCTGAACTGAGTATTGTCAGAAAGCTCAAAGTAGGTGTAATCTCGATTGACGGTTACAGAATCGGGGCCATAGAACAGATCAAAACATATACGTCCATAATGGGAATCCAGTGCATGGCCGCATTTTCAAGGGAAGATCTTGCCATTGCCATGAGCAAGATGGAAGGCAAGGATGTCATTCTCATAGACACGGCAGGTTATAGTCATTTTGACACCCAGAAGATGAATGAGATCTCGGATCTGATTCAAAAAGACGCCGATATTTCAAGCCTTCTTGTCTTAAGCGCGACCACATCCAAAGAGGACATGCTCGAAGCTTCAAAGAGATACTCTGCATTGAATCCTTCAGCCTATGTTTTTACCAAGCTCGACGAGACATGCAGGCCAGGTGTCATCCTTGACCAGATACTGGACATGCGCATGCCGGTTGCTTTCATGACCAACGGCCAGAAAGTTCCCGACGACCTTGTGGCTGCCACACGTAAAAAAATAATGGGATTTGTATTTGAGAGCCGCAGAATTTCATCGTAA
- the fliR gene encoding flagellar biosynthetic protein FliR: MELFAFTHEEYKTFFLILTRISTILFLFPFFGSPSFPAFVKAGLSFALTIFLFPVVKVDASAWPDSASGVAMMGVIEFMVGFILSFSVRVFVAAVQMAGQIAGFQLGFSMINVIDPQSGSQVSVLDQLFYWVVLVIFIEIGGHHIILSAVVDSFTLLKPGVLTYGPDLAKKLIEMPAGMFVLGIKMAAPIMATMILIDAAFGIMTKFAPQMNILTVAFPVKIIGGLFMCGLALTTFLIACRSFVSGLNLLLRSFMALMGGG, translated from the coding sequence ATGGAACTTTTCGCCTTTACCCATGAAGAATACAAAACTTTTTTCCTTATTCTCACCAGAATAAGCACGATTCTTTTTCTGTTCCCATTTTTCGGAAGCCCTTCATTCCCTGCATTTGTAAAGGCAGGGCTTTCCTTTGCCCTTACCATTTTTCTTTTTCCAGTCGTTAAAGTTGATGCGTCTGCTTGGCCTGATTCCGCATCAGGCGTTGCCATGATGGGAGTCATAGAATTCATGGTGGGCTTTATTCTCAGCTTCAGTGTGAGGGTTTTTGTCGCGGCAGTACAGATGGCTGGACAGATCGCGGGCTTCCAGCTCGGTTTTTCAATGATCAACGTAATAGATCCCCAGTCAGGAAGCCAGGTCTCTGTACTTGATCAGCTGTTCTACTGGGTTGTTCTTGTAATTTTTATTGAAATCGGAGGCCACCATATAATCCTTTCTGCCGTGGTTGACAGTTTCACACTTCTCAAACCCGGTGTTTTGACTTATGGCCCGGATCTGGCTAAAAAACTGATCGAAATGCCCGCCGGCATGTTCGTCCTTGGAATCAAAATGGCGGCTCCAATAATGGCGACAATGATTCTTATTGACGCTGCATTCGGCATAATGACCAAATTCGCCCCGCAGATGAATATCCTGACAGTAGCATTCCCAGTCAAAATAATAGGCGGACTGTTCATGTGCGGATTAGCATTGACCACCTTCCTTATCGCCTGCAGATCTTTTGTTTCAGGACTTAATCTGCTTCTGAGGAGCTTTATGGCTCTTATGGGAGGGGGCTGA
- a CDS encoding MinD/ParA family protein, whose translation MVDQASSLRKLMDQKTTETGFALAGNSKNTIVLSVTSGKGGVGKTNIVASLAEAFRSMGQRVLIIDADLGLSNVDIIFGVHPEYHIGHVIDGEKNISEVLLTTATGIKILPAGSGVTELTHLTQGQKMNLLVELGTLEGSFDIVLVDTGAGISPNVLYFNAAADDCMIIATREPTSITDAYAMMKVMNTQHGIRRFKLLINMVRESSEAKAVYLNLSNAAQKFLSNVVIEYMGFIPQDETLQRSVIKRVPVIVDNPGAASSQSIKKLARMIMMSPRTSESGGNIKFFVKRFVNMGN comes from the coding sequence ATGGTTGACCAGGCAAGCAGCCTAAGAAAACTGATGGATCAGAAAACAACCGAAACCGGATTTGCTCTGGCAGGAAATTCAAAAAACACCATAGTCCTATCAGTCACCAGTGGCAAAGGCGGAGTTGGTAAAACAAATATAGTCGCAAGCCTTGCGGAAGCATTCAGATCCATGGGGCAGAGAGTCCTGATAATTGACGCTGACCTTGGACTTTCAAATGTTGATATAATTTTCGGGGTGCATCCCGAGTATCATATCGGCCACGTAATCGACGGAGAAAAAAACATTTCGGAAGTTCTCCTCACCACAGCGACAGGAATAAAAATTCTTCCGGCAGGTTCAGGAGTAACCGAGCTGACCCATCTTACCCAGGGTCAGAAAATGAATCTTCTTGTGGAGCTTGGTACACTCGAAGGCTCTTTTGATATAGTTCTTGTGGACACGGGCGCAGGAATCTCTCCAAATGTCCTTTATTTCAATGCTGCGGCTGATGACTGCATGATAATAGCAACAAGGGAACCAACTTCCATAACCGACGCCTACGCGATGATGAAGGTCATGAACACCCAACACGGAATTAGAAGGTTCAAGCTGCTCATAAACATGGTCAGGGAGTCTTCAGAGGCAAAGGCCGTTTATCTTAACCTGAGCAACGCTGCCCAGAAATTCCTTAGCAATGTGGTCATTGAATACATGGGATTCATACCACAGGATGAAACACTTCAAAGATCCGTAATTAAAAGGGTTCCGGTAATTGTTGACAATCCCGGAGCAGCCTCAAGCCAGAGCATAAAAAAACTGGCAAGAATGATAATGATGTCTCCGCGCACATCCGAATCAGGCGGTAATATAAAATTCTTTGTAAAAAGATTCGTCAATATGGGCAATTAA
- the fliQ gene encoding flagellar biosynthesis protein FliQ translates to MTPEFVVGFAKEAIMLTILVSMPMLGLGLIVGLAISIFQAVTSIQEMTLSFVPKILAVFMGLLFFAPWMLEKLVTFIEKIITNIPMYIR, encoded by the coding sequence ATGACGCCGGAATTTGTTGTGGGATTTGCCAAGGAAGCGATAATGCTTACGATACTTGTGTCCATGCCAATGCTTGGGCTGGGGCTTATCGTAGGGCTTGCCATCAGTATTTTCCAGGCTGTCACATCCATTCAGGAAATGACACTCAGCTTCGTGCCAAAAATACTCGCTGTTTTTATGGGACTTCTGTTTTTTGCGCCGTGGATGCTTGAAAAACTGGTGACTTTCATAGAAAAAATTATCACTAACATTCCGATGTATATCAGATAG
- a CDS encoding FliA/WhiG family RNA polymerase sigma factor yields the protein MNTFFYPYESHGSGFFSPEEREAQIVKYAFFVRQIAHRISLRLPSSVNLNELISAGCLGLIDAVDKFNPKKDVSLKTYAQYRIKGAILDELRSMDWYSRSMRKRIHDIEKAVFAFESREAKPADDEDIAAEMHISIEEYHEMLFEIHAASILSLDTFLRNEENTESKRTFQDNLQGEDDPSDNMGKEELKKAVAKAIGLLSKKEQVVISLYYYDELTLKEIGRVMDLTESRICQIHSGALIKLRSRLSVYR from the coding sequence ATGAATACATTTTTTTATCCCTATGAAAGCCATGGATCAGGCTTTTTTTCACCCGAGGAAAGGGAGGCTCAGATTGTAAAATATGCGTTTTTCGTGAGACAGATAGCACACAGAATTTCCTTAAGGCTGCCGTCTTCAGTTAATCTTAACGAGCTTATAAGCGCAGGATGCCTTGGCCTAATAGATGCGGTGGACAAGTTCAATCCAAAAAAAGATGTCAGTCTCAAGACATATGCCCAGTACAGAATAAAGGGCGCAATACTCGATGAACTCCGAAGCATGGACTGGTATTCCAGATCGATGCGCAAAAGGATTCACGACATAGAAAAGGCGGTATTCGCCTTTGAGTCAAGGGAGGCAAAGCCTGCCGATGACGAAGATATCGCTGCTGAAATGCACATATCCATTGAAGAGTATCATGAAATGCTTTTTGAGATTCATGCGGCATCCATACTGAGCCTTGATACTTTTTTACGGAACGAGGAAAACACGGAATCAAAAAGAACTTTTCAGGATAATCTTCAGGGAGAAGACGATCCTTCCGATAATATGGGAAAGGAAGAACTGAAAAAGGCTGTGGCAAAGGCAATAGGTCTGCTTTCAAAAAAAGAACAGGTGGTTATCTCCCTTTATTATTATGATGAACTTACCTTGAAGGAAATAGGAAGGGTTATGGATCTGACCGAATCAAGAATATGCCAGATACATTCAGGAGCGCTCATCAAACTCAGATCCCGCCTTTCGGTCTACAGATAA